The Elusimicrobiota bacterium nucleotide sequence AGCGGGGGGCGGGCTTGACCGCGGGCCAGGCGGCGAGGACGAGCCCCGAGACGAAGACGGCGGCGAAGAGGTTCCGGGCGCTCATGACAGTCCTCCGAGGGTCCGGCGCAGCATCATGCCGAAGTGCCAGAGGAGGCCGACGGCCACGAGCGCGCACGAGATGTAGGGCAAGGTCCAGGAGGGGTTGCGCACGACCTGGAGCACGGAGAGGGTGTCGTTCTTCCCGAAGCTCGCCTGATAGAAGGTCAGGCCGCCGTGCCGGAGCGGGGAGTTCATGTAGATGAGGACGTCGCGGTCGTCCCGGGAGCGCGGATCGAGCAGGCGCACCAGGCTCGAGAAGTTCTTCGGGATCCGGGTGCCGGGATACACGTCGTGCTTGAAGTCCTTGAGCGTCAGCGAGAACGGCATGTAGTAGCGCTTCGGGCGCAGGGACATCCGCCAGCGCCGCCCTTCATGGACGAACTCCTGGGGCGCGCCGAGGTTCGGGGAGAGCAGGAAGACGCCGTAGCTGCGGCCGTCCCGCGCGACGGGCTCGATGAGCGCGGCGGGCATGTCCTGCTCCTCTCCGAGAGGGCGCGGCGCGGGCCGCGCGAGGACTCCGGTTCCGACGCCGGCGGTGGCCGGCGAAGCGGGGTCGCCCGGACCGCGCATGCTCAGCTCGGCGTTCTCGTAGTAGGCCTGGACGCGCAGGGCGAACGGCAGGGACGCGTCGGTTATCTCCGCGCGCTCCTTGATCATGGACGTCGGGATGGAGCGCACGTCGTCGGCGTCCCCGTCGGTCGC carries:
- a CDS encoding cytochrome c biogenesis protein ResB, with protein sequence MRRQDLTSRLASLFSSMELTVFCLIVLMILTVACTLAQVNLGVHMAVEQYVRSFFVWWRPEFLPFAVPVFPGGGLAGGLLLLNLGMVQFRRLEFSWRKAGLWIIHFGMALLFLGEFAAAFLQVESHLTIEEGQTMNYSQDARRMELAVVDATDGDADDVRSIPTSMIKERAEITDASLPFALRVQAYYENAELSMRGPGDPASPATAGVGTGVLARPAPRPLGEEQDMPAALIEPVARDGRSYGVFLLSPNLGAPQEFVHEGRRWRMSLRPKRYYMPFSLTLKDFKHDVYPGTRIPKNFSSLVRLLDPRSRDDRDVLIYMNSPLRHGGLTFYQASFGKNDTLSVLQVVRNPSWTLPYISCALVAVGLLWHFGMMLRRTLGGLS